In Cytophagia bacterium CHB2, the genomic stretch ATTGCTCAGTTGCGCGCCGACCGCGAGGCCAGCCTGCGCGTTGTGCAAGCCGAGCTTGGCGGGCCGTAACACAAATATCACAACACGCCCCTTGCGGTTGAATTAAAATTTTGCCATTTTAACAACGATCAAGCGAATCAATATCAAAAGCTAACCTCTTGAGGAGAATGTTGCAATGTCATTAACCAATGCACAAAAAGCAGAAATCGTGCAAAAGTTCGGCGCCAGCGCCAGCGATTCCGGCAAAGCCGAAGTTCAGATTGCCCTGTTGACGACCAACATCAATAATTTGACAACCCATCTTGAAACCAATAAGAAGGATCATCATTCGCGTTTGGGCTTGTTGAAGATGGTGGGCAAGCGCCGCCGGCTGCTGAATTATCTCGCCAAGTCGAATATCGAACGCTATCGCAAAATCGTCAGTGATCTCGGCCTGCGCCGCTAAACATATGAACTTATGATGCCCGATGTTGCAGTTGTACAAAAGACGACATGAGCCGGCTGATGTACACTGAAGCGAACTGGGTGAATTCAAACAAGAGGAGTTTTCCGCATGGTTTGTCGCAAGGAAACTGAATTAAACGGGAAAGTGTTCGCGATTGAAACCGGTCGCGTCGCACGGCAGGCCGATGGCGCGTGCTGGGTGCAGCTTGGCGACACGATTGTCATGGCGACCGTCGTCGGCGCTGAAGAAGCCGTCGAAGGCCAGGATTTTTTTCCGCTCTCCGTTGATTATCGTGAAAAGGCATTTGCTGCTGGAAAAATTCCCGGCGGCTTTTTCAAGCGCGAGGGCAAGCCCTCGGAGAATGAAATACTCTCCGCGCGCTTGATCGATCGCGGCGTCCGGCCGCTCTTTGCTGAAGATTATAAGTGTGAAGTGCAAGTAATGGTGTCGGTGCTCTCCGCCGATAAAGCGAATGATCCCGACGTGCTCGGCATTTCCGCGGCTTCCATGGCGATTTTGTTGTCCGGCATTCCGTGGGAAGGCCCGATTGCGGGCGTGCGGGTTGCCCGCCTCGACGGCAAGCTCGTTGCCAATCCCACGCATGAAGAGCT encodes the following:
- the rpsO gene encoding 30S ribosomal protein S15, encoding MSLTNAQKAEIVQKFGASASDSGKAEVQIALLTTNINNLTTHLETNKKDHHSRLGLLKMVGKRRRLLNYLAKSNIERYRKIVSDLGLRR